The Hordeum vulgare subsp. vulgare chromosome 4H, MorexV3_pseudomolecules_assembly, whole genome shotgun sequence genomic interval ATCAAACTTGAACTGATTGAAGTGACGAGTATGGACATATGAGCCTTAACTAGATCTGGACATTACGCTTCTGGACTTTTGCCTTCTCAGCATCAATGATAGACTCCACCTGTTTAACAGCATCCTCAAGCTTCCCTTCAGCATTGACAACTACGTAGTCAAAATATTTCATCCGTCTCACCTCCTCTCTGGCTGTTGCAATTCTGACAAGAAGCATGTCTGTCGTTTCAGTTTTACGGTGAATGAGCCTTTTGACAAGTGCCTCCTCGCTCTCTGCAACTAGAAAGATGAAAATTGCAGATTCGCCAAGTATCTCTCTCAAAGTTGCTGCTCCTTGAATATCCACCCTCAAGACAATGTCATGTCCTTTGGCCATGTAATCGCGGATCTGGGTGTCAAAGTAATAAATATGAGTATTTGAGACAGATGGTTCTATGAACTTTGCTAGTAATAAACTGATATGATCAAATTGAGTTTCATGTGCGCTTTAGATTAAAATGCTTATGTGAAATTGGGTTTGTCGACATTTTGATGGGAAAACTAGTATTCCACAATGTTTGTTTGTTCAGAAGTCATAAAATTCAGTTATCAGATATAGGTCAAGAGAGCATAACTATTACTTAAACTTTACCATTAAGAACAAACAGGACAGGTGACCAAATGATATATGACATGCAGTTATCACACATTAGTGCAAAGAACtggagaagaaacacaaggaaacAAAATATGTGCCTACAGCTGAGAGTTGGCATCAGTAGGTCCGACAATCTACATTATGGTTGAAGCTGTGTCACAGCTATAAATATATACAGTATAATTGTTGATACTGTTTACATGGCTGTAAATATTTGCAAACGCTATTAGCTTATATCTATGTAATTTTCAGGCATTCAACTAAACATATGTTTGCAGATAACTCATATTATACTTTTGGTCATCAACCCAACAATACATGCTGGACAGTTTTGGTTTCTGTAAGACGAATATGAGCAGCCTTCTAGTTCTAGTACACTAAATTGATTGACAGAGATATTGAACAagcctggtttagatataatgtaGAAAAGGTGAAGCAGTAGCACACCTGCTGCTTGGGAATCCCCTTATATTCCCCATAAACAAGCGCATACTCAAGCAAATCCTCCCTTTCAATCATGGAGAGGAACGCCTCCTTGGTGACAAAGTGATAGTCCTTCCCATCAACTTCACCTGGCCGAATTGCTCTGCTCGTCGCGGTAATGACAAAATGGATCTCTTCCCTCTCCTCTTGCAGCCTCTGGTGAACAATTCAAACCTGACATTTCAAAGCCGAACGCGCAACCAAACAAACACCAACGCCGCATTACAAGAAGGGTAGGGGTTGCGCGGCATCACCTTGATGACCGCATCCTTCCCGACACCGCTAGGGCCACTGATGACGAGGATCATCGGCTCCGGCGGCGGCGCCAGCGGTTCGGAGCTAAACGTGGTGCCCAGCGCCGCCTCCAGCCCCCGGAACAGCTGATCCTGCAATGCCGCATCACAACACAAACACCTCGATAAGATTTGGGTGGAGGTGAGAGAAATCTGTCAGCCACGGGAACATGGAATTAGGCCAATACCTTGTCGGAGAAGGacgggggcggcggaggaggcggcggcgggagaCGGGAAGAGTGGTGCcacccggaggaggaggaggacatgagGCGGCGTGGCAGGATGCGGGAGGCCGGAGGGGCCCGGGGTGGAAGGGGGCATCTCGCAAGGGAGACAGAGCGAGCGAGGGCAGAGGAGAACCGCCGGGAGAGAAGCATCGGGAAGGTTGCGCGACGAGAGGAAGGGGCGTGGGGAGAGGGGCGGAGGATGTGGGGATTGCGGGATTGGAAagggagacgaaggaggagaggggTTTGAGGGGTTTTGACGGCAGCGGCATGTGAGATTTGTGTTAGGGCATTTACAGCCGGACCGCAAATTCGACCCTCAAATATCTACGAACGCACTCGCAAACTAAATACCACACTTTAAATTTATTTTCTCACAATCAAACATCGTATTTAACATACTTTAAATTTATATAAAATTATCAATTACGTAACGACGTATTTACACACATCATTCGACCATTACATTAGATGTAATATGCCACTGAACTATCAGAATTTAACATGTTTAACCTACATGCTAGCTATGAAGAAGTCGTATACATGGCTGCCCTTTACCTTTTCAGCGTCGATGACATTCTTTTTGCGAAAGTAGCAGTCGAAAACACAATATGGATCGAGTCATATCTGCTCATTGTCTGAGCAACCCgttgttgtccttcttgggcagtcCGCCATGACACGAACTCCACGATTCTGCTCTTGGGCGACAATTTGGTTGTTCCTCCGCTGCCGCTTCTTTAAAATGTGGTAGCGTCGCGCCACCGCCTCAGTCGCCTTCGTTGTCGCCACATCACAGCGGGGCGGGCCTCGGCCACCCTCATCCTCTCTTCACACGACAAACACACCGGTCCCGGTAGCACTCGCACTCTGATGGACCGATGATGGGGATAGGGAGATTGGCAAGCTCCCACGAGGACCTCAATGATCCAACATCGAAGGATCCAAACGCCCGAGGCGTCGAAGAAATGGCCTCATGCTCGAACACATCCTGTCGTCGGTCGAGCGTTGTCCTACCGAGAGCGGAGGAGTGCAATGCGGACGACCATTGCCTCCTCCAACCAGCGCGGGATGACACCCCAATTGACGAATTCAGACTGGTCGGAGTCAGATCCGCTGCCCTCCATGTCGGAGAAGGACGAAGATCGTCGAAGGGAGCTTGGGTGATGGAGTCGAGTGAAGGGAGAGGATGGAAGTGGAGTGAAGTGGCTATAGTTTGGTCCGTGAAGCGGATGTGGATGAATATATGTGAGGTCGGGTGGGCCATCGTGGGTTGAGTCCGACGTGGTAGACACTCCCGGACCTTCCTATATCCTCCCAAATTAGGGCTGGATATGAGGGATATCGGTCAATCCGGGCGTTTGAGGCACCTGTCCGGGTCGGGTTTTCTTTTTGACCGGTTAGTTATGAGGTCGTTCGCCCGGGCATATGAGGAAGGGGGCAGGGTTGAGGCGCCCAGCTATAGATGCTCTTAGTCAAAACATTATGTCTATGGGGGCATATCCAACGCTGACCCTCATATCGCGTGTATCCGTTTGGACCGAACACGATACCCCATCATTCCGTGGAAGGATACCCTGCCGGAAGTAGACTTGACACCGGATCAAGGCAGAACCCTCCTCCATTTGG includes:
- the LOC123446530 gene encoding guanylate kinase 2, chloroplastic/mitochondrial, producing MLLSRRFSSALARSVSLARCPLPPRAPPASRILPRRLMSSSSSGWHHSSRLPPPPPPPPPSFSDKDQLFRGLEAALGTTFSSEPLAPPPEPMILVISGPSGVGKDAVIKRLQEEREEIHFVITATSRAIRPGEVDGKDYHFVTKEAFLSMIEREDLLEYALVYGEYKGIPKQQIRDYMAKGHDIVLRVDIQGAATLREILGESAIFIFLVAESEEALVKRLIHRKTETTDMLLVRIATAREEVRRMKYFDYVVVNAEGKLEDAVKQVESIIDAEKAKVQKRNVQI